A DNA window from Castanea sativa cultivar Marrone di Chiusa Pesio chromosome 7, ASM4071231v1 contains the following coding sequences:
- the LOC142644290 gene encoding uncharacterized protein LOC142644290, translated as MTAIFHDMMHKEIDDYVDDIVVKLKTRGDHLAILRKVFERCRLYKLRMNPLIYAFGVTVGKFLGFLVHQRGVDVNPSKVQAIATMKPPTTLTQLKSFLGKPFKLYLVTNDEAIGALIAQDDQEGVERLVYYVSRKLKDAETRYPRAEKACLALIYAAQQLRHYLLAHTDIIDDVLGELLVVALMEAAGAAWTLQFDGSSTTSEGRDGIVLSKGTGETVAMSFKLDFPCTNNMAEYEAYLTSPTVAREMGIKHLQVIGDSNLVVCQAKGNFALEEPCLAPYRAMAQRLEDSFEEFNIEHPLRSNNRFADALATLGSTVRFEGATTDITIVKRPIPVIQMLKEEFFDEPLRQTNWQSSIKEALLSLDEKDHLKVLKDYALLYK; from the exons ATGACCGCAATCTTTCATGACATGATGCATAAAGAGATTGACGACTATGTGGACGACATTGTTGTAAAGTTAAAGACAAGAGGAGATCATCTTGCTATCTTACGGAAGGTCTTTGAAAGGTGTCGACTCTACAAGCTTCGCATGAATCCACTCATATATGCCTTTGGTGTCACGGTTGGGAAATTTCTGGGATTTCTTGTCCACCAAAGAGGCGTAGATGTTAATCCTAGCAAAGTTCAAGCCATTGCTACTATGAAGCCACCTACTACACTCACACAGCTTAAAAGTTTCCTTG GGAAACCATTTAAGCTATATTTGGTTACCAATGATGAGGCAATTGGGGCACTCATAGCCCAAGATGACCAAGAAGGGGTCGAGCGACTGGTTTATTATGTTAgcagaaaattaaaagatgCTGAAACCCGCTACCCAAGAGCTGAAAAGGCTTGTCTTGCCCTAATATATGCTGCCCAGCAGCTACGTCATTATCTGCTAGCTCACACG GACATTATTGATGATGTACTTGGAGAGCTGCTAGTAGTTGCATTGATGGAAGCAGCTGGGGCTGCTTGGACTTTACAATTTGATGGATCCTCTACCACGTCTGAAGGAAGGGATGGAATAGTCCTATCCAAAGGTACCGGAGAAACAGTGGCAATGTCATTCAAGCTTGATTTTCCATGCACCAACAATATGGCTGAATATGAAGCATATCTTACGAGCCCAACGGTAGCTCGTGAAATGGGTATCAAACATCTTCAAGTAATTGGAGATTCAAATTTGGTTGTTTGTCAAGCTAAAGGAAATTTCGCACTCGAGGAACCATGTTTAGCTCCATATAGAGCTATGGCTCAAAGGTTGGAGGACTCTTTTGAAGAATTTAATATTGAACACCCCTTAAGGTCCAACAATCGCTTTGCCGATGCTCTAGCCACATTGGGATCAACAGTCAGATTTGAAGGTGCAACTACAGATATAACTATTGTGAAAAGGCCTATCCCAGTTATACAAATGCTGAAAGAAGAGTTCTTTGATGAACCGCTAAGACAGACAAATTGGCAGTCTTCCATTAAAGAAGCACTATTATCACTAGATGAGAAGGATCATTTGAAGGTACTCAAAGATTATGCTCTATTGTACAAATAA